The genomic DNA GCCGACGGCGTGGACATGGCGATCGCGCACCGGCCGGATCTCATCCTCATGGACCTGTCGCTGCCGCTCGTCGACGGCTGGGAGGCGACGCGCCGCATCAAGGCGAACGCGACCACCTCCGCCATTCCGGTGATGGCGATCACCGCCAACGCGATGTCCGGCGACGAGGACCGCGCGCGGGCTGCCGGCTGCGACGACTTCATGACCAAGCCCGTCGACGAGGACCTCCTCTTCGCCAAGCTGCAGCACTGGCTCGGCTGAGCGCGGCCGTCGCACGCCAGGAAGGGAGGACCCGTGGAGCCAGCCCGCATCCTCATCGTCGACGACGAGCCGTTCAACCTCGACCTGCTGGAGCAGGAGCTGGAGCTCCTCGGACATACCAGCGTGCGGGCCGCGAACGGGCGGGCGGCCCTCGACCGGCTGAGCGAGGAGCCGTTCGACCTCGTCCTGCTCGACGTGATGATGCCGGCCCTGGACGGCTACGCCGTGCTCGAGCGCATGAAAGCCCACGAGGCTTGGCGCCACACCCCCGTCGTGATGATCTCCGCCCTGATGGAGATCGGCAGCATTGTCCGGTGCATCGAGCTCGGCGCGTTCGACTACCTGCCGAAGCCCTTCGAGCCGGTGATCCTGGAGGCCCGCATCCGCTCCTGCCTGGAGCGGAAGCGGGCGCATGACCGTGAAGTCGCGCATCTGCGGACCATCGAGCGCGAGCGCAAGCGCGCCGACGAGCTGCTCCACGCCATCCTGCCGGTCTCGGCGGTGGCGGAGCTGATGGAGACCGGGCAGGTCAAGCCGCGGCTGTTCGACGACGTCGCGGTCCTGTTCATCGACCTCGTCGGCTTCACCACGTGGTGCCACGACCAGGGCCCGGACGTCGTCGTCGCGGAGATCCAGCGCCTGGCGGAAGCCTTCGAAGTGGTCGCGCAGGCGCGGGGCCTGGAGAACATCAAGACGATCGGCGACGCCTTCATGGCCACGGCCAACCTGCTGCGGCCCCACGACGACCCGGTCTCCGCCGCCATCCGCTGCGCCGCCGACATGGTGGCGATCGCCGCGGCGGGCGAGCCGGGCTGGCGGATCCGCGGCGGCATCCACATCGGGCCGGTGGTCGGCGGTATCGTCGGCCGGACGAAGTTCACCTTCGACCTGTGGGGCGACACCGTGAACGTCGCCGCGCGCCTCGCCGGCCTCGGCGACGGGTGCGCGCTGCACCTGTCGCGCGAGGCCTTCGACCGATTGGCCGATCCGCGCGACGTCCGGCCGATCGGCGCCGTGACGCTGAAGGGCAAGGGCGCGGTCGACGTGTACTGCCACGCCCTCGCGGCCGGCGACGCGGACCCGGCCTGAGACGGCCTCGGCGGCCACGAAGCGTTCCGGATTGCGCAGCAAGAAGCGGGATGCGGCGCGCCGGGGCGGGGCCTAGGGCCCGTCCCGGAGGTGCACCATGACCCGTTTTCGATGCGTTCCAATCCCGACGGAGACCGCCGATCGCTTCCGCAGCGCCGGCCTGGACGACCGGGGCAACCCGATCCGGCGGGTCACCGCGACGGCGGACGGAGGCTTTCCGTGCCGCCACTGCCTGCGACTCGGCCAGCCCGGCGAGTCCATGCTGCTCGGATCCTACGATCTGCCGGAGCCCCGCGGCATCTACTGGACCCCGAGCCCGATCTTCCTGCACGCGCGAGACTGCCCGCGCGCCGAGACGGTCGACGAACTCGCGCCGATCGTCCGCGCGAACGCGCTCGTGTCGATCCGCGCCTACGACGCGGAGCATCTCTGTCTCTACGATCTCGGACAGGTCTGTGCTGGGAGCGAGGCCGAGGGTCCGCTCCGTCGCGCCCTCGCCGACCCGCGCACCCGGTTCGTCAACGTCCACACGGCCCGACCCGGGTGCCTGCTCGTGCGCGTGGAGCGCGTGCCCCGCTGACCGCGGTCCTCCGCGCCGTTCCGCGCAAGCCGTGCCGGCGCCCCGTCAGGCGGCGACGTGGAGATGCTGCTGCGCTGTGATGAAGGCGGCCACGCCGGCAGCCGGGATCGGCTTGCTCAGCAGGTAGCCCTGGACCTCCGAGAAGCCGCTCGCTCGCAGCCGGGCCAACTGCTCGGGGGTCTCGACACCCTCGGCCGTCGTCGTGATCTTCAGGCTGCGGCCGAGTTCGGCCACGACGTGGACGATGGCCGCGGCCTCGTCCTTCTCGAGCAGGTTCCGGACGAAGGACTGGTCCAGCTTGATCTTGTCGAAGCGGAATGTGTTCAGCGAGCTGAGGGACGAGTAGCCGGTCCCGAAATCGTCCATCGAGAACCGCACGCCGAGGCGGCGCAGGCGGCTCAGCATGTCGAAACTCGCCTGATCCTGGCTCAGGATCACCGACTCGGTGATCTCCAGCTCGAGCCTGTGGCTCGGCAGCCGGGTCTTGCGCAGGACCTCCTCGACGAAGCGGTCGAGATTGCCCTCCCGGAACTGGATCGGCGAGATGTTGACGGCCACCCGCAGGGAGCCGGGCCACGTCATGGCATCCGCGCAGGCCCGCTCGAGCACGTAGGCGCCGAGGGCGTCGATCAGCCCCGTCGCCTCGGCGACCGGGATGAACTCGCCGGGCGAGATCATCCCGCGTTCCGGGTGATGCCACCGGGCCAGCGCCTCGAAGCTCGTCACCGCGTTCGTCGCCAGATCGAAGAGCGGTTGATAGTGCAGCTCGATCTGCGCGGTGCCGATCGCCAGCCGCAGCTCGCGTTCCAGCCAGCGCCGCTGGTTCTGGCGCTCCTCCATCTCCTGCTCGAAGACGCGGACGCGCCGACCGCCGTCGGCCTTGGCGGCGTAGAGGGCGACGTCGGCGCGCCGCAGGAGATCGTCGCCGTCGGCATCCTCCGTGCCGGAGACGGCGATGCCGAGGCTCCCGTCCACGGAAACGAACTGGCCAGCGAGGAAGAACGGCCGCCTGAGCTGGGTCAGGATCTGCTCGGCGAGGACGAGGACTCCGTCCGGCAGATCCGCCTCACAGAGGACCATCGCGAACTCGTCGCCGCCAAGGCGCGCCACCGTGCCGCCGGGCGGGCACAGGGCGGTGAGGCGACGCCCGACCTGCCGGAGAAGCTCGTCGCCGGCCGGATGCCCGAGGGTGTCGTTGATGCCCTTGAAGTCGTCGAGGTCGAGGCAGATCACCGTCACTGCCGGGCCGCCGCCCGCATGGTCCGCGAAGGCGGCCGCCAGACGCTCGGCCAGCAGGGCCCGGTTCGAAAGGCCGGTCAGCGCGTCGTGGGTCGCGAGATGCGCGATCCGCGCCTGCGCGGTGACGCTCGCGGTGACGTCCTCGTGGGTCTCCACCCAGCCGCCATCGGCCATCGGCTCGACCGTGATCTCGACGCAGCGGCCGTCGGCGAGCGTCCGGGTGAGGGTCCGGCGGCTCGGCCCGCTCTCCGCGTCCGGCCAGTCCGCGAGACCGGCGAGCCGGCGAACCTCTGCCTGCGCCGGTTCGGTATCAAGCGCGCCCGGGGCGATGCCGTAGATCCGGCAGAACTGGGCATTGTAGACCTTGAGCCGGCCGTGACCCCCGAACATGCACAGGCCCTGGGACATGTTGTTCAGGGCCGCGTCGAACCGCTCGTTCTGCTCCTGGAGCTGCCGCTCGCGCTCCGTCAGGATCGTGTTCTGCCGGAACACGTCGTCGCGCAGCTGATCGCGCTCCGAGAGGGAGTGCTCGAGCACGACGACGGCGCGCGCGATATCGCCGACCTCGTCGGCGCGATCGGTATCCGGCACGCTCACGTGCCAGTTGCCGCGCGCGACCTCGGAGACCGTCTGGGTGATGCGCACCAGGGGGCGGGTGATCCGGCTCGACAGGAAGAGCAGGACGACCGCGACCAGGCACAGGGTCAGACCCGCCACGACGCTGAGCGTCCGCAGGAGCGAGCGCGAGCTCTCCTCGCCGATGCCCACGACCTTGCCGGTGAGCTGCTGCAGCTCCTTGAGCGGCGCCGCGACGCAGAGGCGAATGTCGGCAGGCTGGGCGATGCAGCGCGCCACCTTCTCGGCCCCCACCACGGCGTGAAGCTCAGCACCCGACGCGGGTCCGAGCTGGGCGTGGGAGACCTCCGCGCCCGCCGAGGAGAGCAGACTCTGGCCGGAGAGGATGAGGACGTCGCGTCCGCTGAGCGACGCGAAGGCCGTCAGGGTCGGCTCGTGCGGACGCAGGACCCGGTATCCGACGAGGCCGCCGATCACCTCGCCGAAATCGTCGAAGAGCGGCTGGCCGAAGATGTCGGCGACCGTGCCGCTCTCGTTCGCGGCGAGCGCGCGCGCCAGCGCGTCGTCCCAGCGCAGCGACAGCACGAACCCGTCCGCGCGCTCCCTATCGTTGCGGGCGAGCACCGCCCGGAGGGCCGTCGCGACGGGTGACCTCCCGAACGCCCCGTTGGCGGCGAGGAGATCCGCGTCGACGCGGTCGGCCGTCAATGCGCGGAGATTGAGGTCGAAGGCGATGGCACCGTCGAGGTCCGCAAGCGCCAGCGCCGGCCGGAGCAGCTCCGAGGCCGCCACCGTGTTGCCGGAGAAGACCGCCTTGGCGACGTCCCAGCGCTTGGCCATGGTGGCGAAGCGCCGCTCGACGTCCTCGCGCTGCATCTGGAGCCGGGCGGCGGCGAGCTTGGCGTCGCTGAACAGGCGGTCGGAGAGCTGCGCCTCGGACCAAGTCGAGACCTCTCGCTCTTGCTCGCGGAGCGTCTGCCCGGAGCGCAGGACCACCAGGAAGACCAGGGCCGCCAGCGCGACCGCGGCCGTCGAGAGCGTCGCGCCGACGAGGCGCGCGCGCAGGGAACGCGAGAAGACGGTGCCCGTCACGGCCTGAGCGGGGCACCGCCCCGCTCCGCCATGACCTGACCCGCGCGATCGGACGTCGCGAAGGCGAGGAACGCGGATGCCGCGGCGTCGCGCGTGGCGGCCTTGTAGATCAGCGCAAGGGTCACGGCGCTCGGATAGGCCGGATCGCGCGGCGCCCTACCGTCGATCGTCAGCACTGTCAGATCGCCCGCGAGCGCCGGGGAGTACGGACCGAAGCCGATCGCGCCGGGCGTCTCGCGCACCGTGGCGATCGCGTCCTGGGTCGTGGTCGCGGTCTTGGAGCGGCTGGTCAGGACGAGGTCGCGCCAGCCCGGCATGGTCGCCCGAAGCACCGACAGCGTGCTGTCCGTCTCCTCGCGGCGGACGACGCGGATCTTGAGATCGGGTCCGCCGAGGGCGCTCCAATTGTCGGTCGTGCCCGCGAAGATGGCCGCGACCTGCGCGCTCGTCAGGTTCGTGACGCCGGCGCCCCGGTGGACGAAGATGGCCGAGGGGATGCGGGCGAGCGGCACCTCTACCAGGCCCTGGGCCTTCTCGGCCTCGGTGAGCGGGCGCGCCACCCGTCCGAGCCGCTGGCGCTCGCCGCCCACGGCCGCGACGGCGCCGCCGGAGCCGATGCTCGGAGGAACCGAGACGCGGGCTTCGCCGCCCTCGGCATTGTAGGCGGCCGCGACCGCCTGGAGCATCTCGATCCCGTCACCCGTGCCGACGATCGGGAGATCGTCCGCCCGGACGCCGCCCGACTGGGCGAGGAGGATGGTTCCACCCGCGATGACGCGCCGAAGATTCGAGAATGACAGTGCCATGACCGGAGAATGCGCCTTGAGTGCTTAACTCGAGGTCACCGGATACCGTACATTGAAGGTGTGGTTGACGATCTGCTAGGCGACGGGCTCCGTTTTAGCGGTCCGATGGCCCGCCACGCGCTGCAGGAAGCGCTGCAGGAAATTCGTGTCGGACGGCGGGTTCTCCTCCGCGCCGCGCGCGGCCGCGTAGAAGGGATCGGCGTAGCAGGTCGCACCGGTGGCCGCGGCCAGGAATTGGACCGCTGCGACCATCTCCGGGGCGCCGGCCGCGAGGACGGTGTCGTCCCGCGTGAGCATCGGCATGTGGAGGGTCGGTCGCCCCGCCCGGGCATCCGGAGGTGGGTTACTGCCGCTGCAGGTCAGGATCGTCGTTGCCCCGCGCTCGCGCAGCCAGTCGAGCGCCGGGCGCATGTAGAGGTTCTGCGGGTGCCGCGCGCCGGCCACGACGAGCAGCTCGCGCTCCGGCTCGCGCAGCCGGCTCGCGCGTGCGACCGCCCAGGCCGGCGCCCAACCGACGCCGGACGAGACGACGACGAGGCGACCGCGTCCGAGCCGGTGGAAGGCGGCCCCGAACGGACCCTCGACCTTCACCGCGGTTCCCGGTCCGACCTTGTTGCCGAGCAGCGGCGAGACCGCGCCGTCGGGCTGCCGGCGGATCTGGAAGATCAACTCGTTCAGTTCGCCCGATCCATCCGAGCGCAGGGTCGGGCTGTAGTCCCGTGCCGGCAGCCCGGCGAAGGAGACCCGGACATACTGGCCCGGCAGGTAGATCAGCCGCTTGCGCAGCGCGACCGTGACTTCGACGATCTCGGCGGTGAGATCGACCACGCGGTCCACAGTGCCGGCGCGCCGGACGGTCTCGGGAACCTCGTCGAACTCGATGACCGTGTCGCTGGTCAGGCGCGCCCGGCAGGCCTGCACGGTCTCGCCGATGCGCGTCCCCGCATCGTCCACCGAGCCCGAATGGATCCGGACGCGGCAGGTGTCGCACTGACCGGTGGCGCAGTCGTGCGGGATCGCGCGTCCGGCCGCCAGACCCGCGTCGAGCAGGGTCTGTCCCGCGACGGCGCTGACGCGCCGTCCGTTGATGATGAGGTCGACGCGATCGGCCATGGCGCGCTCTCGCCTCAGCGCAACAGGACTTCGACCGGCCGCATGTGCCGCGTGTGGCGGGTCTGCGTGTGATCGAAGGCCGAGACGTACAGGTAGAAGGTGTTGCCGGGCAGGAAATCGACGTCGTACTTGCTGCCGGTCGCGATCTTGCGGGAGGCGACCAGGGTCCAGTGGTCGTCGGCCCAGTCGGCTGCCGCCGAGATCCCGGCGCGATCCCCCGTATAGCCGTCGGTCATGAGGACGCCCGGCATGACGGTCCCGACCGGGATCTCCGCGTCTGCGGCCGCTGTGTACGGCACCGTGTCGGTCTTCTCGACCATCCACCATTCCGAGCCCGGCGAGGTGCTGGCGTCGAAGGCGAGATCCACGGTGCCGAGCTTGGCCACCGTCGCGCGCCAGTCCTTGGGAAGCCGCAGCGGCTCGACCGCGCCCGCGTAACCGCCGGGACCCTCGAACTTGAAGTTGTAGCGGTACGCGCTGGTGCCGGGATCGCCCCAGTAGCCGGCCTGATAGCGGCCCTTCACGGCCCGCTCGGCGGCGGTCGGCTCGGTGGGCGGCCCGATATGCATGTCCTCGACGACGCCGAGCATGCCGCCCCGGGCCGCCTTCCACTGCCACATGTCGATGTAGCTGCCGTCCGTGGTGTAGTGGTAGCCGCGGCCGTTGAGCGGGGCGGGGGCGTCGGGCAGGGGCCGGGCGCCGAGATGGGTCGACCCGCCGCTGCCGAAGGCGTCGGATCGCGAGAAGATCACCGCCAGCTTGTCCTCGTAGTAGGCGGTCACGTCCGCGCGCGCGGCGTCCGCGTCGAGGAGGTGCCAGCCGTCCGCCTTCTTGATCATCGGGACGCGCTTCAGTGAGCGCGACGGATCCCACCAGCGGAAGGCGAAGTACACGTTCGCGTCGTCGCGGACCGCGCGGATCTCGACGGTCGTCTCGCCGGTCCCGCCGAAATTGGCGCCCTGCATCGTCCGGACCGAGACCGGCCGCGCCGTGCGCCAGACCGGGTCTTCGAGGAGCTTGGACAGGTCCGGTCCGGCCGACACCTTGTCGACGACGAGTGTGGAGCGGCCCTTCACGTCCGCGAAGGCCAGGCCGCCGACGACGGGGAGACCGATCACGGCGGCCGCCAGGAGCGGCCGCCGCCGCCGCGCCGCGCCGTCCGCCAGGGCCGCGGGACGGAACAACCGCAGGAGCTGCCAGAGCCCGCCGTACATGAAGTGCGCGAGGGTATGGACCGCGATGTAGGCCAGGGCCACCAGCGCGCAGGTGGCGTGCAGCCACACCACCCAGCCGCCGTAGCCCAGGTAGAGCGCGACCCCTGTGCCTGTCAGGATGAGCGTGACCGCGTAGATCAGCCAGTGCAGCGCGACGTTGATGCCGCCCCACCGGGCCTTCCGGGCCGCCTTCGTCCGCCCGCTGACGCGGAGGGCGCGGAGCCGCGAGAGGCCGTTGCGGTCGGTGAGACGCCCGCGCACGAGGTAGACGAGATAGGCCGTGATGCCGAAGAACAGGGTCAGGCCGGCCACGAAATGGACGGTCCAGACCTCTCCCTGCGGGAGCATCGGCGCCAGGAACTTCGCGGTCCGCGCCACGGGCGCGTCGGCCGAGATGCGCAGGCCGGTGAGCAGGCTCGCCACCATGGCGATAGCGACGATCCAGTGGATGACGATCGTCCCGACATCGGAGCGAGGATGCCGGTCGGCACGCGCGGCGGGCGTGCTGCGCCAACCGGAGGCGGCGTCGGGTCCGCCGGGCGGGTGCGGCGAGAGGGTCAGCGGTTCCGACATTCGTTTCTCCGCACCGTCGCCGCAAATTGGACTCGCTACGTTAGAACTTTGTAAATCACGATGACGGCTCGCGGATATAGCCGAGCTTTGCAATCTTGAACTCTTGAGGAACATGCTTAACGGGCGCGATCGTCCGCGCGCGTCGGGCGGGCCCGCGGCGTTGCCGCCCCGCCGCAGCGCCGGCAGGACAAGGCGCGCCGACGGCGCACATCGTCAGACGAGGCCGAGAAGCCTCGCCATCCGCGCGATATCGTGCCCGTACGCGGCAGCGGCCTCTTCTTCGTGGCCGTTTCGGATCGCGTTCTCCGAGGCCGCCCCCAACTCTGTCGTCGGATCGGTTGTCCCCTGATGGGTGGCGGACGGTCGCTCGCCGCTGCCCGCAACGGGTAACGCGGCGGGTCTCGGTCCGCGCCCGACCTCAACATCGAGATCTGAACACGATCCGGCCCGCGAGGTCCTCTTGCAGGGCGGCTCCCCTCGTGCGGCCCGACCCGTTCCGCCAATCCGACGCGGCCGCGATGGCCGGGATGCGCCGAACGCGCGCTCGCATTCTCGCGATCGATTCAGATACCGAAATAAATTTCATGAAGTCAATTCTCGTTGAATTATAGAAGTGCAATTTATTTGTAAAATCAATCCTTGACGGATACGGTCAAGCTGTCTCTCGATAGAGCGGCCAATTCTCTAAACCACTGCGACGTCGCATCGTGTCGGCACCCGAACACGTGCGTGAACGCGGATTGTTGGGTTGACGCCTGCAGTGGCACGTCCACGGCGTCGGATGCGGGGTTATGATGACCAGAATCAAGGCGCTGCTACTGGGCTGCTCGGCCCTGATGATCCCGATCGGCGGTGCGTACGCCGCCGATCTCCCGACATTCAAGGCGGCGCCGGTCGAGTTCGTACGCGTCTGCAACGCCTATGGCGCCGGATTCTTCTACATCCCAGGAACCGATACCTGCATCCGGCTGTCCGGAAGAGCGCGGTATGACTTCCTGTATCAGACCAGCAAGGTTCGTACGGGCGGCGGCGGCGACCTCACCGGCTACCTCGGTCTGATGCGGTTGAATCTCGATTCGCGGACCCAGACCGATTACGGAACCCTGCGCGCGTTCCTGCGCATCGACGTCGCCAACCGCAGCGGGCCGTTCCTGACCTCGGGATCCCGGCAGCGCGAGAGCTTGGCCATTGCGGGCCTCGGCGCCGACGCCTTCGGCCGCACACAGACCTACGTCAATGCCGACAAGGCCTTCATCCAGTTCGCCGGACTCACTGCGGGCCGTGCGTCCTCGTTCTTCGACTTCTACGCGCACGATTTCGAGCTGATCGGCGGTACAGCCGGCTCCGACACGTTCAGCACGAACCTGCTCGCCTACTCGGCAGTCTTCGGAAACGGCATCACGCTGACCGCCTCGATGGAGGACCCGACCTACCGGCGCTTCCCGATCTTCGGCACGGGCTCGGCGGTCGGTGCGTTCACGGCGGGCGGCGGGTTTGCCGGCTACAGCAACGCTTTCAACCCGTTCACCCCGTCGACCTGGCTGGCGCCGATCGTCGTCGGTCCGGGCAACGTCGCCTTCGTCGACGTCACGCAGAAGAGCCGCATGCCGGACTTCATCGGCGTGGCCCGTATCGACCAAGCCTGGGGCTCGGCACAGCTTTCCGCCGCCGTTCACGAGATCAATGCCGGTGACGCCGGCAGCACGGTCGCGGGCATTACCACCGCGACGGCCGGTCTTGGCATCTCGCCCACGGGACGCGCCTCCAACGCCTACGGCTGGGCAGTTCAGGGCGGCCTGAAGGTCAACCTGCCGTTCATCGCGACGGGCGACACGCTCTACCTGCAGGGCGCCTACGGGCAGGGTGCCATCGCCTACACGGGCATCTCGAACTACACGGCGCCGTACGACGCTCTCGGTGCGGCGCCGGTCGGCGGCGGCTCGTTCGCGCAATACTATGCCGACGCGGTGCTGAACCCGACAACCGGTCGACTCGAGCTATCGACGTCGTTCTCCGCCGTGGCGTCCCTGCTCCACTACTGGTCGCCCGCTTGGCGATCGGCCTTCTTCGGCAGCTACGCGCAGATCGACTACAACTCCAAGGGCCGCAACGCGCTGGGTCTGCTGGGCTTCGGCTTCGCCCCGGCAGGGGCCAGCGCGTCCAACGCCTTGGCCTTCGCCACGAGCCCCATCCTGCGCGGCAACAACCAGATGATCACCGGCGCCAGCCTGATCTGGACCCCGGTGAAGGACCTCGATATCGGCGTCGAGGGCGAGTACATCCGCACGGCGCTGAATAGCGGCGTCACGCCGGACATCTCGAAGAACGCGCTGCGCTACGTAAATTCGCAGGACGCGGCCCAATTCCGGTTCCGCGTGCAGCGAGATTTCTGAGCCGATCTGACGCTTCGTCGCGAACGCACGATCTAATCTTGAGCCCGACCGCGAGGTCGGGCTTTTCTCTTTGGCGGCGGACATACATCATCGAATAAATTCGAGTACATTAAACAAATAAAAGATCTTTTGCTTGCGCATCGCGCGGAATCATCTACAAAGAGGGCAGCTCTTCAGCGGCCTGCTTCGCCGCCGAGCGAGCGGATGCTATGGTTTCAGAGTGGCTGTCCCGGGTACCAGGGCATGGCCCGTCTGACCCAGAGCTTCAGACCCATAAGACTTCGCCGACCGGGCAACCGGTCGGCTTTTTCATGTCCGCTGCACGCTCCCGCCATGCGCGGCAGTCCGCGAGACTCGAGCGGCGCAGCCCCGC from Methylobacterium radiotolerans JCM 2831 includes the following:
- a CDS encoding response regulator, translated to MKRILIVEDVALNRDLLTQLLEDEYEILIAVDGADGVDMAIAHRPDLILMDLSLPLVDGWEATRRIKANATTSAIPVMAITANAMSGDEDRARAAGCDDFMTKPVDEDLLFAKLQHWLG
- a CDS encoding adenylate/guanylate cyclase domain-containing protein — its product is MEPARILIVDDEPFNLDLLEQELELLGHTSVRAANGRAALDRLSEEPFDLVLLDVMMPALDGYAVLERMKAHEAWRHTPVVMISALMEIGSIVRCIELGAFDYLPKPFEPVILEARIRSCLERKRAHDREVAHLRTIERERKRADELLHAILPVSAVAELMETGQVKPRLFDDVAVLFIDLVGFTTWCHDQGPDVVVAEIQRLAEAFEVVAQARGLENIKTIGDAFMATANLLRPHDDPVSAAIRCAADMVAIAAAGEPGWRIRGGIHIGPVVGGIVGRTKFTFDLWGDTVNVAARLAGLGDGCALHLSREAFDRLADPRDVRPIGAVTLKGKGAVDVYCHALAAGDADPA
- a CDS encoding DUF1203 domain-containing protein, coding for MTRFRCVPIPTETADRFRSAGLDDRGNPIRRVTATADGGFPCRHCLRLGQPGESMLLGSYDLPEPRGIYWTPSPIFLHARDCPRAETVDELAPIVRANALVSIRAYDAEHLCLYDLGQVCAGSEAEGPLRRALADPRTRFVNVHTARPGCLLVRVERVPR
- a CDS encoding putative bifunctional diguanylate cyclase/phosphodiesterase; amino-acid sequence: MTGTVFSRSLRARLVGATLSTAAVALAALVFLVVLRSGQTLREQEREVSTWSEAQLSDRLFSDAKLAAARLQMQREDVERRFATMAKRWDVAKAVFSGNTVAASELLRPALALADLDGAIAFDLNLRALTADRVDADLLAANGAFGRSPVATALRAVLARNDRERADGFVLSLRWDDALARALAANESGTVADIFGQPLFDDFGEVIGGLVGYRVLRPHEPTLTAFASLSGRDVLILSGQSLLSSAGAEVSHAQLGPASGAELHAVVGAEKVARCIAQPADIRLCVAAPLKELQQLTGKVVGIGEESSRSLLRTLSVVAGLTLCLVAVVLLFLSSRITRPLVRITQTVSEVARGNWHVSVPDTDRADEVGDIARAVVVLEHSLSERDQLRDDVFRQNTILTERERQLQEQNERFDAALNNMSQGLCMFGGHGRLKVYNAQFCRIYGIAPGALDTEPAQAEVRRLAGLADWPDAESGPSRRTLTRTLADGRCVEITVEPMADGGWVETHEDVTASVTAQARIAHLATHDALTGLSNRALLAERLAAAFADHAGGGPAVTVICLDLDDFKGINDTLGHPAGDELLRQVGRRLTALCPPGGTVARLGGDEFAMVLCEADLPDGVLVLAEQILTQLRRPFFLAGQFVSVDGSLGIAVSGTEDADGDDLLRRADVALYAAKADGGRRVRVFEQEMEERQNQRRWLERELRLAIGTAQIELHYQPLFDLATNAVTSFEALARWHHPERGMISPGEFIPVAEATGLIDALGAYVLERACADAMTWPGSLRVAVNISPIQFREGNLDRFVEEVLRKTRLPSHRLELEITESVILSQDQASFDMLSRLRRLGVRFSMDDFGTGYSSLSSLNTFRFDKIKLDQSFVRNLLEKDEAAAIVHVVAELGRSLKITTTAEGVETPEQLARLRASGFSEVQGYLLSKPIPAAGVAAFITAQQHLHVAA
- a CDS encoding PstS family phosphate ABC transporter substrate-binding protein, coding for MALSFSNLRRVIAGGTILLAQSGGVRADDLPIVGTGDGIEMLQAVAAAYNAEGGEARVSVPPSIGSGGAVAAVGGERQRLGRVARPLTEAEKAQGLVEVPLARIPSAIFVHRGAGVTNLTSAQVAAIFAGTTDNWSALGGPDLKIRVVRREETDSTLSVLRATMPGWRDLVLTSRSKTATTTQDAIATVRETPGAIGFGPYSPALAGDLTVLTIDGRAPRDPAYPSAVTLALIYKAATRDAAASAFLAFATSDRAGQVMAERGGAPLRP
- a CDS encoding 2Fe-2S iron-sulfur cluster-binding protein; translation: MADRVDLIINGRRVSAVAGQTLLDAGLAAGRAIPHDCATGQCDTCRVRIHSGSVDDAGTRIGETVQACRARLTSDTVIEFDEVPETVRRAGTVDRVVDLTAEIVEVTVALRKRLIYLPGQYVRVSFAGLPARDYSPTLRSDGSGELNELIFQIRRQPDGAVSPLLGNKVGPGTAVKVEGPFGAAFHRLGRGRLVVVSSGVGWAPAWAVARASRLREPERELLVVAGARHPQNLYMRPALDWLRERGATTILTCSGSNPPPDARAGRPTLHMPMLTRDDTVLAAGAPEMVAAVQFLAAATGATCYADPFYAAARGAEENPPSDTNFLQRFLQRVAGHRTAKTEPVA
- a CDS encoding ethylbenzene dehydrogenase-related protein — encoded protein: MSEPLTLSPHPPGGPDAASGWRSTPAARADRHPRSDVGTIVIHWIVAIAMVASLLTGLRISADAPVARTAKFLAPMLPQGEVWTVHFVAGLTLFFGITAYLVYLVRGRLTDRNGLSRLRALRVSGRTKAARKARWGGINVALHWLIYAVTLILTGTGVALYLGYGGWVVWLHATCALVALAYIAVHTLAHFMYGGLWQLLRLFRPAALADGAARRRRPLLAAAVIGLPVVGGLAFADVKGRSTLVVDKVSAGPDLSKLLEDPVWRTARPVSVRTMQGANFGGTGETTVEIRAVRDDANVYFAFRWWDPSRSLKRVPMIKKADGWHLLDADAARADVTAYYEDKLAVIFSRSDAFGSGGSTHLGARPLPDAPAPLNGRGYHYTTDGSYIDMWQWKAARGGMLGVVEDMHIGPPTEPTAAERAVKGRYQAGYWGDPGTSAYRYNFKFEGPGGYAGAVEPLRLPKDWRATVAKLGTVDLAFDASTSPGSEWWMVEKTDTVPYTAAADAEIPVGTVMPGVLMTDGYTGDRAGISAAADWADDHWTLVASRKIATGSKYDVDFLPGNTFYLYVSAFDHTQTRHTRHMRPVEVLLR
- a CDS encoding porin, which translates into the protein MMTRIKALLLGCSALMIPIGGAYAADLPTFKAAPVEFVRVCNAYGAGFFYIPGTDTCIRLSGRARYDFLYQTSKVRTGGGGDLTGYLGLMRLNLDSRTQTDYGTLRAFLRIDVANRSGPFLTSGSRQRESLAIAGLGADAFGRTQTYVNADKAFIQFAGLTAGRASSFFDFYAHDFELIGGTAGSDTFSTNLLAYSAVFGNGITLTASMEDPTYRRFPIFGTGSAVGAFTAGGGFAGYSNAFNPFTPSTWLAPIVVGPGNVAFVDVTQKSRMPDFIGVARIDQAWGSAQLSAAVHEINAGDAGSTVAGITTATAGLGISPTGRASNAYGWAVQGGLKVNLPFIATGDTLYLQGAYGQGAIAYTGISNYTAPYDALGAAPVGGGSFAQYYADAVLNPTTGRLELSTSFSAVASLLHYWSPAWRSAFFGSYAQIDYNSKGRNALGLLGFGFAPAGASASNALAFATSPILRGNNQMITGASLIWTPVKDLDIGVEGEYIRTALNSGVTPDISKNALRYVNSQDAAQFRFRVQRDF